In a single window of the Bactrocera dorsalis isolate Fly_Bdor chromosome 2, ASM2337382v1, whole genome shotgun sequence genome:
- the LOC105222913 gene encoding tachykinin-like peptides receptor 99D isoform X1, producing the protein MIDPHMSPTTAVSNFGSIEPYKVDTFNEFESSGGGGGRGELDVIIASETSSAAFGGLAENLQDNYSQLISTTSAIDWCNQSLLLYGINNCSINIYRGINDTMDDEDISFILPWWRQVLWSILFGGMVLVATGGNLIVVWVVMTTKRMRTVTNYFIVNLSIADAMVSSLNVTFNYIYMLDNDWPFGELYCKISQFIATLSISASVFTLMAISIDRYVAIMKPLKPRMSKRCNLGIAAFIWIASIAISCPMLFFFTTGEVELKDGTRIVCYAEWPDGPTNHSQQENVYNIVFMILTYILPIISMTVTYSRVGIELWGSKTIGEYTPRQVENVRSKRRVVKMMMVVVLIFAVCWLPFHIYFIVTSCYPALTQTPFIQEVYLGIYWLAMSNSMYNPIIYCWMNSRFRYGFKRFFRWCPFVKVDESLNRRDNMTSRYSCSGSPDHNRIKRNVGHFPVNSSFCVSLADTQRSFLYTCPSSPKNRRVASHYGMLRNSTIVSHRDPMRHSAPIGTNNTGAYHQRFTISHCGNSHELTSLTSLSGAPGAGQYGIVMKAEPIKMALRNGSAQQVSLPLWPATVETTDTESSTTTPPLLPPPSTLGVGEVVGVEGCRVGDADGSVCRVDETNVRVAS; encoded by the exons ATGATCGACCCACACATGTCACCAACGACGGCAGTGAGTAATTTTGGGAGTATAGAGCCCTACAAGGTCGACACTTTTAATGAATTTGAGAGCAGTGGCGGTGGGGGCGGTAGGGGCGAGCTGGATGTCATCATCGCTAGTGAAACTAGTAGCGCTGCTTTCGGCGGCTTGGCGGAAAACCTACAAGATAATTATTCCCAACTTATCAGTACGACATCGGCCATTGATTGGTGCAATCAATCACTGCTACTGTATGGCATAAATAACTgtagtataaatatttacagaGGAATTAACGATACAATGGA CGACGAGGACATATCATTCATCCTACCATGGTGGCGCCAAGTGCTGTGGTCGATTTTATTCGGTGGCATGGTTTTGGTGGCAACAGGCGGAAATTTAATTGTCGTTTGGGTTGTTATGACGACGAAAAGAATGCGAACCGTTACTAATTATTTCATAG TGAATCTTTCCATAGCGGATGCCATGGTATCCAGTCTCAATGTGACgttcaattatatttacatgCTGGACAACGATTGGCCTTTCGGTGAACTATATTGCAAAATATCGCAATTTATAGCGACGCTGAGCATAAGCGCTTCGGTGTTTACACTAATGGCGATATCCATCGACAG GTACGTTGCCATTATGAAGCCGTTGAAGCCACGCATGAGTAAGCGGTGCAATCTGGGCATTGCGGCCTTCATTTGGATAGCCTCAATTGCGATTTCATGCCCCATGTTGTTCTTCTTTACAACCGGCGAAGTCGAACTGAAGGATGGTACCCGAATTGTATGCTACGCCGAGTGGCCTGATGGTCCCACGAATCACTCGCAACAGGAAAATGT TTATAATATCGTTTTTATGATTCTCACGTATATACTGCCCATCATTTCGATGACGGTCACTTATTCACGAGTCGGCATTGAGCTTTGGGGCTCAAAGACGATCGGAGAGTATACACCCAGACAGGTGGAGAATGTTCGGAGTAAGCGGAGG GTAGTGAAAATGATGATGGTTGTGGTGCTGATATTCGCCGTTTGTTGGTTGCCCTTTCATATCTATTTCATAGTCACATCATGTTATCCAGCACTGACACAGACTCCTTTCATTCAGGAGGTCTATTTAGGCATCTATTGGCTGGCCATGAGTAACTCCATGTATAATCCGATTATCTACTGCTGGATGAACTCAAG ATTCCGTTACGGCTTCAAGCGATTCTTCCGTTGGTGCCCATTCGTTAAGGTCGACGAATCTCTTAATCGACGCGACAATATGACTTCCCGGTATTCCTGCTCGGGTTCACCGGATCATAATCGCATCAAAAGGAATG TTGGACATTTCCCAGTCAATTCATCCTTTTGTGTGTCTCTTGCAGATACTCAGCGCTCATTTTTGTACACCTGTCCGAGCTCGCCAAAAAACCGTCGCGTAGCTTCACATTAtg GTATGTTACGTAATTCCACAATAGTATCCCATCGAGATCCGATGCGACACTCTGCGCCAATTGGCACCAACAACACCGGCGCATATCACCAACGCTTCACCATTAGTCACTGCGGCAATAGTCACGAGCTTACATCGCTGACGTCGTTAAGCGGCGCACCGGGTGCGGGACAATATGGCATCGTAATGAAAGCTGAGCCCATCAAAATGGCGCTGCGAAATGGCAGCGCACAACAAGTGTCATTGCCATTGTGGCCAGCGACAGTTGAAACAACCGACACcgaatcatcaacaacaacaccgccACTGCTGCCGCCGCCATCCACACTTGGCGTTGGGGAAGTCGTAGGTGTTGAAGGTTGTCGTGTTGGTGATGCTGATGGCAGTGTGTGCCGTGTGGATGAGACAAACGTGCGTGTCGCATCTTGA
- the LOC105222913 gene encoding tachykinin-like peptides receptor 99D isoform X3, producing the protein MIDPHMSPTTAVSNFGSIEPYKVDTFNEFESSGGGGGRGELDVIIASETSSAAFGGLAENLQDNYSQLISTTSAIDWCNQSLLLYGINNCSINIYRGINDTMDDEDISFILPWWRQVLWSILFGGMVLVATGGNLIVVWVVMTTKRMRTVTNYFIVNLSIADAMVSSLNVTFNYIYMLDNDWPFGELYCKISQFIATLSISASVFTLMAISIDRYVAIMKPLKPRMSKRCNLGIAAFIWIASIAISCPMLFFFTTGEVELKDGTRIVCYAEWPDGPTNHSQQENVYNIVFMILTYILPIISMTVTYSRVGIELWGSKTIGEYTPRQVENVRSKRRVVKMMMVVVLIFAVCWLPFHIYFIVTSCYPALTQTPFIQEVYLGIYWLAMSNSMYNPIIYCWMNSRFRYGFKRFFRWCPFVKVDESLNRRDNMTSRYSCSGSPDHNRIKRNDTQRSFLYTCPSSPKNRRVASHYGMLRNSTIVSHRDPMRHSAPIGTNNTGAYHQRFTISHCGNSHELTSLTSLSGAPGAGQYGIVMKAEPIKMALRNGSAQQVSLPLWPATVETTDTESSTTTPPLLPPPSTLGVGEVVGVEGCRVGDADGSVCRVDETNVRVAS; encoded by the exons ATGATCGACCCACACATGTCACCAACGACGGCAGTGAGTAATTTTGGGAGTATAGAGCCCTACAAGGTCGACACTTTTAATGAATTTGAGAGCAGTGGCGGTGGGGGCGGTAGGGGCGAGCTGGATGTCATCATCGCTAGTGAAACTAGTAGCGCTGCTTTCGGCGGCTTGGCGGAAAACCTACAAGATAATTATTCCCAACTTATCAGTACGACATCGGCCATTGATTGGTGCAATCAATCACTGCTACTGTATGGCATAAATAACTgtagtataaatatttacagaGGAATTAACGATACAATGGA CGACGAGGACATATCATTCATCCTACCATGGTGGCGCCAAGTGCTGTGGTCGATTTTATTCGGTGGCATGGTTTTGGTGGCAACAGGCGGAAATTTAATTGTCGTTTGGGTTGTTATGACGACGAAAAGAATGCGAACCGTTACTAATTATTTCATAG TGAATCTTTCCATAGCGGATGCCATGGTATCCAGTCTCAATGTGACgttcaattatatttacatgCTGGACAACGATTGGCCTTTCGGTGAACTATATTGCAAAATATCGCAATTTATAGCGACGCTGAGCATAAGCGCTTCGGTGTTTACACTAATGGCGATATCCATCGACAG GTACGTTGCCATTATGAAGCCGTTGAAGCCACGCATGAGTAAGCGGTGCAATCTGGGCATTGCGGCCTTCATTTGGATAGCCTCAATTGCGATTTCATGCCCCATGTTGTTCTTCTTTACAACCGGCGAAGTCGAACTGAAGGATGGTACCCGAATTGTATGCTACGCCGAGTGGCCTGATGGTCCCACGAATCACTCGCAACAGGAAAATGT TTATAATATCGTTTTTATGATTCTCACGTATATACTGCCCATCATTTCGATGACGGTCACTTATTCACGAGTCGGCATTGAGCTTTGGGGCTCAAAGACGATCGGAGAGTATACACCCAGACAGGTGGAGAATGTTCGGAGTAAGCGGAGG GTAGTGAAAATGATGATGGTTGTGGTGCTGATATTCGCCGTTTGTTGGTTGCCCTTTCATATCTATTTCATAGTCACATCATGTTATCCAGCACTGACACAGACTCCTTTCATTCAGGAGGTCTATTTAGGCATCTATTGGCTGGCCATGAGTAACTCCATGTATAATCCGATTATCTACTGCTGGATGAACTCAAG ATTCCGTTACGGCTTCAAGCGATTCTTCCGTTGGTGCCCATTCGTTAAGGTCGACGAATCTCTTAATCGACGCGACAATATGACTTCCCGGTATTCCTGCTCGGGTTCACCGGATCATAATCGCATCAAAAGGAATG ATACTCAGCGCTCATTTTTGTACACCTGTCCGAGCTCGCCAAAAAACCGTCGCGTAGCTTCACATTAtg GTATGTTACGTAATTCCACAATAGTATCCCATCGAGATCCGATGCGACACTCTGCGCCAATTGGCACCAACAACACCGGCGCATATCACCAACGCTTCACCATTAGTCACTGCGGCAATAGTCACGAGCTTACATCGCTGACGTCGTTAAGCGGCGCACCGGGTGCGGGACAATATGGCATCGTAATGAAAGCTGAGCCCATCAAAATGGCGCTGCGAAATGGCAGCGCACAACAAGTGTCATTGCCATTGTGGCCAGCGACAGTTGAAACAACCGACACcgaatcatcaacaacaacaccgccACTGCTGCCGCCGCCATCCACACTTGGCGTTGGGGAAGTCGTAGGTGTTGAAGGTTGTCGTGTTGGTGATGCTGATGGCAGTGTGTGCCGTGTGGATGAGACAAACGTGCGTGTCGCATCTTGA
- the LOC105222913 gene encoding tachykinin-like peptides receptor 99D isoform X2, which produces MIDPHMSPTTAVSNFGSIEPYKVDTFNEFESSGGGGGRGELDVIIASETSSAAFGGLAENLQDNYSQLISTTSAIDWCNQSLLLYGINNCSINIYRGINDTMDDEDISFILPWWRQVLWSILFGGMVLVATGGNLIVVWVVMTTKRMRTVTNYFIVNLSIADAMVSSLNVTFNYIYMLDNDWPFGELYCKISQFIATLSISASVFTLMAISIDRYVAIMKPLKPRMSKRCNLGIAAFIWIASIAISCPMLFFFTTGEVELKDGTRIVCYAEWPDGPTNHSQQENVYNIVFMILTYILPIISMTVTYSRVGIELWGSKTIGEYTPRQVENVRSKRRVVKMMMVVVLIFAVCWLPFHIYFIVTSCYPALTQTPFIQEVYLGIYWLAMSNSMYNPIIYCWMNSRFRYGFKRFFRWCPFVKVDESLNRRDNMTSRYSCSGSPDHNRIKRNDTQRSFLYTCPSSPKNRRVASHYGMLRNSTIVSHRDPMRHSAPIGTNNTGAYHQRFTISHCGNSHELTSLTSLSGAPGAGQYGIVMKAEPIKMALRNGSAQQVSLPLWPATVETTDTESSTTTPPLLPPPSTLGVGEVVGVEGCRVGDADGSVCRVDETNVRVAS; this is translated from the exons GTCGACACTTTTAATGAATTTGAGAGCAGTGGCGGTGGGGGCGGTAGGGGCGAGCTGGATGTCATCATCGCTAGTGAAACTAGTAGCGCTGCTTTCGGCGGCTTGGCGGAAAACCTACAAGATAATTATTCCCAACTTATCAGTACGACATCGGCCATTGATTGGTGCAATCAATCACTGCTACTGTATGGCATAAATAACTgtagtataaatatttacagaGGAATTAACGATACAATGGA CGACGAGGACATATCATTCATCCTACCATGGTGGCGCCAAGTGCTGTGGTCGATTTTATTCGGTGGCATGGTTTTGGTGGCAACAGGCGGAAATTTAATTGTCGTTTGGGTTGTTATGACGACGAAAAGAATGCGAACCGTTACTAATTATTTCATAG TGAATCTTTCCATAGCGGATGCCATGGTATCCAGTCTCAATGTGACgttcaattatatttacatgCTGGACAACGATTGGCCTTTCGGTGAACTATATTGCAAAATATCGCAATTTATAGCGACGCTGAGCATAAGCGCTTCGGTGTTTACACTAATGGCGATATCCATCGACAG GTACGTTGCCATTATGAAGCCGTTGAAGCCACGCATGAGTAAGCGGTGCAATCTGGGCATTGCGGCCTTCATTTGGATAGCCTCAATTGCGATTTCATGCCCCATGTTGTTCTTCTTTACAACCGGCGAAGTCGAACTGAAGGATGGTACCCGAATTGTATGCTACGCCGAGTGGCCTGATGGTCCCACGAATCACTCGCAACAGGAAAATGT TTATAATATCGTTTTTATGATTCTCACGTATATACTGCCCATCATTTCGATGACGGTCACTTATTCACGAGTCGGCATTGAGCTTTGGGGCTCAAAGACGATCGGAGAGTATACACCCAGACAGGTGGAGAATGTTCGGAGTAAGCGGAGG GTAGTGAAAATGATGATGGTTGTGGTGCTGATATTCGCCGTTTGTTGGTTGCCCTTTCATATCTATTTCATAGTCACATCATGTTATCCAGCACTGACACAGACTCCTTTCATTCAGGAGGTCTATTTAGGCATCTATTGGCTGGCCATGAGTAACTCCATGTATAATCCGATTATCTACTGCTGGATGAACTCAAG ATTCCGTTACGGCTTCAAGCGATTCTTCCGTTGGTGCCCATTCGTTAAGGTCGACGAATCTCTTAATCGACGCGACAATATGACTTCCCGGTATTCCTGCTCGGGTTCACCGGATCATAATCGCATCAAAAGGAATG ATACTCAGCGCTCATTTTTGTACACCTGTCCGAGCTCGCCAAAAAACCGTCGCGTAGCTTCACATTAtg GTATGTTACGTAATTCCACAATAGTATCCCATCGAGATCCGATGCGACACTCTGCGCCAATTGGCACCAACAACACCGGCGCATATCACCAACGCTTCACCATTAGTCACTGCGGCAATAGTCACGAGCTTACATCGCTGACGTCGTTAAGCGGCGCACCGGGTGCGGGACAATATGGCATCGTAATGAAAGCTGAGCCCATCAAAATGGCGCTGCGAAATGGCAGCGCACAACAAGTGTCATTGCCATTGTGGCCAGCGACAGTTGAAACAACCGACACcgaatcatcaacaacaacaccgccACTGCTGCCGCCGCCATCCACACTTGGCGTTGGGGAAGTCGTAGGTGTTGAAGGTTGTCGTGTTGGTGATGCTGATGGCAGTGTGTGCCGTGTGGATGAGACAAACGTGCGTGTCGCATCTTGA